A single genomic interval of Pyrus communis chromosome 5, drPyrComm1.1, whole genome shotgun sequence harbors:
- the LOC137734902 gene encoding pentatricopeptide repeat-containing protein At3g49240, mitochondrial-like, producing the protein MALSKPTFLAHLKTLAKPPIRRRLTPPSVISLRFLSFATPEEAAAERRQRKRRLRLEPPLSSLHRNQQQQQQQSPKPQINPNAPKLPEPVSALSGNRLNLHNRILTLIRQNDLEEAALYTRHSIYSNCRPTIFTVNAVLTAQLRQSKYSDLLNLHRFITQAGVAPNIITHNLIFQTYLDCRKPDTAMEHYKQLINDAPFNPSPTTYRILIKGLVDNNKLDRAMELKEEIDVKGFAPDPVVYHYLMQGCVKNSDSDGVFKLFEELKEKLGGVVEDGVVYGNLMKGYFMREMEKEAMECYDEAVGESSKVKMSAVAYNSVLDALSKNGKFDEALRLFDRMIQEHNPPRRLAVNLGSFNVMVGGYCAQGRFKDAIEVFRKMGDYRCSPDTLSFNNLIDQLCKNGMLSEAEELYGEMPEKGVNPDEFTYVLLMDTCFEENRPDDAAEYFRKMVDAKLRPNLAVYNKLADGLVKVGKIDEAKLFFDLMVKKLKMDIPSYQFIMKTLSDAGKLDEVLNVVDTMLDDDGVEFDEEVHEFVKGLLRKEGREDEVGKLMEEKERQKAEAKAKELEAAEAAKRSARAAVASLLPSKLFGNKEPETGSAEATENASEAASSEAAQTGQEEHSGEGENSVETESKSDSATEQVSA; encoded by the coding sequence ATGGCTCTCTCCAAACCCACCTTCCTTGCCCACCTCAAAACCCTAGCAAAACCCCCAATCCGCCGCCGTTTAACGCCACCCTCCGTCATCTCCCTCCGCTTCCTCTCCTTCGCCACCCCCGAAGAAGCCGCCGCCGAACGACGCCAGCGGAAGCGCCGCCTCCGGCTCGAAccccctctctcctctctccaccgcaaccagcaacaacaacagcaacagTCCCCAAAACCCCAAATAAACCCTAACGCCCCGAAGCTCCCCGAACCCGTTTCGGCCCTCTCCGGCAACCGCCTCAACCTCCACAACCGCATTCTCACCCTCATCCGCCAGAATGATCTCGAGGAGGCAGCTCTCTACACTCGCCACTCCATCTACTCCAACTGCCGACCCACCATTTTCACCGTCAATGCCGTGCTCACCGCTCAGCTCCGCCAGTCCAAGTACTCCGACCTCCTCAACCTCCACCGCTTCATCACTCAGGCCGGGGTTGCCCCCAATATCATCACTCACAATCTCATCTTCCAGACTTATCTGGATTGCCGAAAGCCCGATACCGCCATGGAACACTACAAGCAGCTGATCAATGACGCCCCTTTCAACCCTTCCCCAACTACTTATCGGATTTTGATCAAAGGGTTAGTGGATAACAACAAATTGGACAGGGCTATGGAGCTCAAGGAGGAAATTGATGTCAAGGGTTTCGCCCCGGACCCAGTTGTTTACCATTATTTGATGCAGGGTTGTGTAAAGAATTCGGATTCGGATGGGGTTTTCAAGCTTTTCGAGGAGTTGAAGGAGAAGTTGGGAGGGGTTGTGGAAGATGGGGTTGTGTATGGGAACTTGATGAAGGGGTATTTCATGAGGGAGATGGAGAAGGAGGCCATGGAGTGTTATGATGAGGCTGTGGGGGAGAGTTCCAAGGTGAAGATGAGCGCGGTGGCTTATAATTCGGTTTTGGATGCATTGAGCAAGAATGGCAAGTTTGATGAGGCCTTGAGGTTGTTTGATAGGATGATCCAGGAGCATAACCCACCGAGGCGCTTGGCTGTGAATTTGGGAAGCTTTAATGTGATGGTGGGCGGGTATTGCGCGCAAGGGAGGTTTAAGGATGCCATTGAGGTTTTCAGGAAGATGGGAGACTATAGGTGTAGTCCGGATACATTGTCTTTCAATAATTTGATTGATCAGTTGTGTAAGAATGGGATGCTGAGTGAAGCTGAGGAGCTTTATGGAGAAATGCCCGAGAAGGGAGTGAATCCAGATGAGTTTACATATGTCCTGTTGATGGATACTTGTTTCGAGGAGAATAGGCCAGATGATGCAGCCGAGTACTTCAGAAAAATGGTTGATGCCAAGCTGAGGCCGAACTTGGCGGTTTATAATAAGTTGGCTGACGGATTGGTTAAGGTAGGGAAAATTGATGAGGCAAAATTGTTTTTCGATTTGATGGTGAAGAAGCTCAAGATGGACATTCCGAGCTATCAGTTTATAATGAAGACGTTGAGTGATGCTGGGAAACTCGATGAGGTGCTTAATGTGGTTGATACAATGCTGGATGACGATGGGGTTGAATTCGATGAGGAGGTGCATGAGTTTGTTAAAGGGTTGTTGAGAAAGGAAGGGAGAGAGGACGAAGTTGGGAAGCTTATGGAGGAGAAAGAAAGGCAGAAGGCTGAAGCTAAGGCTAAGGAGCTGGAGGCAGCAGAAGCAGCAAAGAGAAGTGCAAGAGCTGCTGTCGCCTCCTTACTTCCATCCAAGTTGTTCGGGAATAAAGAACCCGAGACAGGGTCTGCAGAGGCCACAGAAAATGCAAGTGAGGCTGCCTCGAGTGAAGCTGCACAGACTGGTCAGGAGGAACATAGTGGAGAAGGCGAAAATTCAGTCGAGACAGAATCCAAAAGTGACAGCGCAACCGAGCAGGTATCCGCTTGA
- the LOC137734904 gene encoding calcineurin B-like protein 4, translating to MGCYCSKEAKTPGYEDPATLAAATPFTVNEVEALYELFKKLSSSIIDDGLIHKEEFQLALFRNKNRRNLFADRIFDLFDVKRNGVIEFGEFVRSLGVFHPDAPVEDKISFAFRLYDLRQTGYIEREELKEMVVALLHESDLVLSDDVIEMIVDKTYSDADKKGDGRIDEEEWKEFVSKHPNMIKNMTLPYLKDITLAFPSFVMTSEVEDSEM from the exons ATGGGCTGCTATTGTTCAAAGGAAGCTAAAACGCCCGGCTATGAGGACCCTGCGACTCTTGCTGCTGCAACACCTT TTACTGTGAATGAAGTAGAAGCCTTGTATGAGCTTTTTAAGAAATTGAGCAGTTCGATAATTGATGACGGACTTATCCACAAG GAAGAATTTCAGCTCGCGCTCTTCAGGAACAAAAATCGAAGGAATCTTTTCGCAGACAGG ATTTTTGACTTATTTGATGTCAAGCGCAATGGGGTTATTGAGTTTGGAGAATTTGTTCGATCATTAGGCGTCTTTCACCCCGATGCACCTGTAGAAGACAAAATTTCAT TTGCTTTTAGACTCTATGATCTGAGACAAACAGGGTACATTGAGCGAGAGGAG TTGAAGGAGATGGTGGTCGCACTTTTGCACGAATCAGATCTGGTACTCTCGGATGATGTCATTGAAATGATCGTGGATAAG ACATATAGTGATGCAGATAAGAAAGGTGATGGGCGCATTGATGAAGAAGAGTGGAAGGAATTTGTGTCGAAGCATCCGAATATGATAAAGAACATGACTCTCCCGTACTTAAA AGATATAACATTAGCGTTTCCTAGCTTTGTGATGACTTCCGAAGTTGAAGATTCAGAAATGTGA